The DNA window GGGCCGTGCCACTCTCGTCGCCTCCTCGGGCCACCCGGTCCTGGTCAACGAGGCGGGCGGCTCCTGGGCCGCTACCGCGGGCGCGGGCGATGTGCTCTCCGGCATCATCGGCGCCCTCCTCGCCGCGGGCCGCGACCCCGCATGGTCTGCTGCCGCCGCCGCCCGCACCCACTCGCTGGCCGCCAACCTCGCCGCCCACGAAGACCACCTATCCGCCGCCCCAACCTCGGCGCTCCCCCTCCTCGAGCACGTCCGCCCCGCTATCCGCATCCTGCGAGCACTCGCCGCGCCCTGACTGGTGATCGCGCCGCAACGCCTCGTTAGACCGATGTCTGCGGTGAGCGTGTTTGCTTTGCCATTCGTATCCCGCGAGCTCTTGCCGCGCACTGATGGGCGCCTGTGGCGAGCGACACATACAGGTGCGGTGACGGGGAGAGCGGCCCGCCGCTACGACGAGCTGCTGGGCGCGCTCACGTGAGTGACCTTGCTGCGCGAGCGGTAATCGCAACCCACAGGCGCCGCACCGCGAGAAACCTCTGTCCGCCTCCCGTCACCCTCCCCGCAACCGACGCCCTCGCACGGGCCAGACGTCGAATGGCAGGATCAGTAGGCGTGAAGGCGCAAGTGGAGACGGTTGTCGATTTGGGTGCCATTGCCCACAACGTGCGAATCCTGGGTGAATACGCTGGGGACGCGGCGGTGATGGCGGTGGTCAAGGCCGACGGCTACAACCACGGCGCCGTTGAGGTCGGACGGGCCGCACTGGGTGCGGGGGCCACGGAACTCGGTGTCACTTCGGTGGCCGAGGCGGTGCAGTTGCGGGCGGGCGGGATCACCGCGCCGATTCTGTGTTGGCTCAACAATTCCGATGCCGACTTTGCCGCCGCGATCGAGCACGATATCGAGATCGGCGTCTCTTCTCTCGCGCACCTGCGCGCGGTCGAGGCGGCGGCGCGCGGCACCGGCCGGACCGCAATCGTCACGCTCAAGGTCGATACCGGTCTCAATCGCAACGGCATCGCATCGCTCGAGTACCCGGCGGTACTCGCGGCACTGCGCGACCTGGTGGATGAGCGGGTGGTGCGGTTGCGCGCGATCTTCTCCCACCTCGCCCATGCCGACGAGCCGGAACATCCCTTCCTCGATATCCAGCGCGACCGCTTCATCGAGGCCATCGCCGCCGCCAAGGAGTACGGCCTCGAACCGGAGCTGGTCCACCTCGCGAACTCCGCCGCCACCCTCACCCGCCCGGATCTGGCGTTCGACCTGGTCCGCCCCGGCATCGCGGTTTACGGCCTGACCCCGATCCCGGAGCTCGGCGATTTCGGCCTGCGCCCCGCGATGACCTTCCAAGCCCGAGTCGCCTTGGTCAAGCAGGTCGCCGCCGGCGAGGGCGTCTCGTACGGGCACCAATGGGTCGCACCGCACGACACCACCGTCGCCCTGATTCCGGCCGGATACGCCGACGGCGTGTTCCGCCCGTTGAGCAACCGTTTCTCGGTGTGGCTCGGCGGTGCGCTGCGGCCCAATGTCGGTCGCATCTGTATGGACCAGTTCGTTGTCGACCTGGGCGACAATGCCGCGAGCGTCGCCGAGGGCGACACCGCGATCCTGTTCGGTGCGGACCAACCACGGGCCCAGGACTGGGCGGATCTGCTCGGCACCATCCATTACGAGGTCGTGTGCGCCCCACACGGCCGGGTTGCACGGCGCCACACCGGGGGTATCAGATGAGAAACCGCACCACCGTCGTCCGCGGCGGGCTGGCCTCCGCCGGTGTGGTCGGTGTGCTCGCGAGCGCACACGCCTTGCGCCGTATCGGTGCGCGGGTGCTCTGGCCCGCGCGCACCGACGAATACCGCGACGAGAACTTCGACCTGCTCGACGAGGATCGCTCCGGCGCCGTACTCACCGAAGACGGTGTGCGCCTTGCCACTCGGGAATGCGGTCCGCCCGACGCGCCGGTCACCGTGATCTTCGTACACGGCTTCTGTAACACCATGGAGTCCTTCCACTTCCAGCGCCGAGACCTGGAAAGGCGTTGGGGCCCAGGGGTTCGCCTGGTCTTCTTCGATCTGCGCGGTCATGGCCGCTCCGGCACCCCGACCACCGAGAGCTGTACCGTCGCCCAACTCGGCCGCGATCTGGCGGCGGTCATCGAGTCGAGTGCGCCGACCGGTCCGGTGGCCCTGGTCGGTCATTCGCTCGGCGGGATGGCGGTGCTGGCCGCGGCCGCGCAGTTCCCGGAGTTGTTCGCGGCGCGGGTGATCGGGGTCGGCCTGCTCTCGACGGCGGCCGCGGAGGTCACCGCGGCGGGCATCACGCAGCTGCTGCGCAATCCGGCGGTCGACGGCTTCCGGTTGGCGGTGCACACCGCACCCGCGCTGGTACAGGCCGGGCGCAGTACCGTCCGGCACGTGATCGCGCCGATACTGCACGTCAGCTCGTATCACGGGCATGTGAGCCCGACCCTGTCCCGATTCAGCACGCTGATGATCGACCGCACGCCTGTCGAGACGATCGTGAAATTCCTGAAGGCGATCGAACTGCACGACGAATCGGCCGCGCTGCCCGCGCTGGCGCACCTGCCCGTGCTCGTGCTCGGCGGCGCGCACGATGTCGTCATTCCCTTCCGCAATTCCCGGGCGCTGGCGCGCGAATTGCCCAATAGCGAACTCATCCGCCTCAATGACGCCGCGCATATGGCGCACCTGCAATTTCCCGATATCGTCAACGACGCGCTCGACCGGCTGCTCGCGCGCGCCGGTGTCATCGAGCAAACCGCATCAACCTCGGAGGTCGCCGGTGGCTGAACGGCAGCAACGCATCCTGCACACGGTCGCCGATACCGAGGCCTTCGGTCGGGAACTCGCCGCCGGACTGGTCGCGGGTGACCTGGTGGTGTTGGACGGACCGCTCGGCGCGGGCAAGACGGCACTCACCCGCGGTATCGCGGAAGGTCTCGGCGTGCAGGGCCGGGTCAGCTCACCGACATTTATCATCGCCCGCCAGCACCGAGCGGGCGAACGCGTCGGCGCCGAGCCGGTGCCGCTGGTGCACGTGGACGCCTACCGCCTCGGTGGCGACCTGGACGAGTTGGACGCCCTGGATCTCGATACCGATCTGCACCAGGCGGTCGTGGTGGTGGAGTGGGGCAAGGGTGTCGTGGAACACCTCGCCGAGCGGCACCTGTATGTCTTGCTCTCGCGCGAACCGAATTCCGATGTCCGCACCGCGATCTGGGAATGGGTCGGATAGTCCGCCGAGATACCGTACGGTCCCGTGTTGTAGCTACCGAGTAGCTCCGTACCGCGGGCAGGTACCACCCGGTATCGTTGGGTCAATCATGCTTGTACTAGCCGTCGACACCGCGACACCCGCCGTTACGGCGGGATTGGTGGAACTGGAGCAGGCCGATCCCGCACGGGTGCGCACCGTCGCCTCTCGCGTACGGGTCGACGCCCGCGCCCATGCCGAGGTGCTCACCCCGCAAATCCTCGAATGCCTCTCTGAGGCAGGTCGTTCCAGGGCCGATATCGAGGCCGTCGTGGTCGGCATCGGCCCCGGTCCGTTCACCGGACTGCGGGTCGGCATGGCGACCGCCGCCGCCTTCGGCGACGCGCTCGGCATCCCGGTCTACGGTGTCTGCAGCCTGGACGCCATCGCCGCCGACGCGGTGCTCGAACCCACGCTGCTCGCTCCCGAGAGCGAACTGCTCGTGGTCACCGACGCGCGCCGCCGCGAGGTGTACTGGGCCCGCTACCGTGACGGACGTCGCATCGAGGGTCCGGACGTGAGCAAACCCGGCGACCTGGATCCCGTGCACGCCACCATGATCGCCGGATCCGCCTCGCACGTCGACCTGTTCGATCTGCCCGTGCTGCCTGCGGAAACCCCCTCGCCCGCTGGACTGGTGCGCGTCGCGGCCGCCGAACTGCTGGCACACACCGTTCCGGACCCCTTGGTCCCGCTCTACCTGCGCAGACCGGACGCGGTTGAACGGAGTTACCGCACTCTCGACCGGACGGGGGCGTGAGCGCGGTGGCGCACAGCAGACCCGTGATCCGCATCGAGCCGATGGACGGCACCGATATCGAGCGCTGTGTCGAACTCGAACAGTTGCTGTTCCCCGAGGACGATCCCTGGCAGGCGGTGTCGTTCCGCTCGGAGCTGGCCGGGCCGCACAATCGCTATATCGTCGCCCGCGACGACGCCGGGCGAATGGTCGGCTATGCGGGCATCGCGCTACTCGGTGACTCCGAACACCCCGAGGCCGAGGTGCACACCATCGGCGTCGACCCCGGCTGCCATCGCTCCGGTATCGGCACGCTACTGCTGGAGGCGCTGCTCGCCGAGGCGGGCAAGCGCGGCGGCCCGGTCTTCCTCGAGGTGCGCACCGACAACGCCGCCGCCATCGCGATGTACGCCAAGCACGGGTTTCACATCATCGGCCTGCGCAAGAACTACTACCACCCCAGCGGCGCGGATGCCTACACCATGCGCAGGCCGGAACTGACCGCCGCGAACCAGGTGTGGGGCCCGCAGCCGAGCGAAGCGGCACAACCGAACGAGGTGCTGTCGTGATCGTCATGGGCATCGAAAGCTCCTGCGACGAAACCGGGGTCGGCATTGTGCGCCGCTACCCCGACGGCAGTTGTGAGCTGCTCGCCGACGAGGTCGCCTCCAGTGTCGAGCAGCACGCCCGCTTCGGTGGGGTGGTTCCCGAGATCGCCTCGCGCGCACACCTCGAGGCCATCGTGCCCGCGATGCGTCGAGCGCTGGCCGTGGCGGGTATCAGCAAGCCCGATGCGCTCGCGGTGACCATCGGCCCCGGACTGGCCGGTGCCCTGCTGGTCGGTGTCGCGGCCGCGAAAGCCTATGCGGCAGCGTGGGATGTGCCGTTCTACGCGTTGAACCATCTCGGCGGACACGTTGCGGTGGACACCCTCGAACACGGCCCGATGCCGCCATGTGTGGCTCTGCTGGTCTCCGGCGGGCACACCCATCTGCTGCATGTCACCGATCTGGCCGAGCCGATCGTCGAACTGGGCAGCACCGTAGACGACGCGGCGGGCGAGGCATTCGACAAGGTGGCCCGGCTGCTCGGTCTCGGCTTTCCCGGCGGGCCGGCGCTGGATGCCGCTGCGGCGCACGGTGATCCGAAGGCGATCGCCTTCCCGCGCGGTATGACCGGGCCGCGCGATCCGCGCTATGACTTCTCCTTCTCCGGTCTGAAGACCGCCGTCGCCCGCTATGTCGAGGCGGCTCAGCGCAACGGCTTCACTGCCGAGGATTTGCCGATTCCGGATATCGCGGCGTCGTTCCAGGAATCGGTCGCCGATGTGCTCACCATGAAGGCGGTGCGCGCGGCACAGGATGTCGGCGTCGACACCCTGGTGCTCGGCGGCGGCGCCACGGCCAATTCGCGAATCCGGTCGATGGCCGAGGAGCGTTGCACGGCAGCCGGATTGCGGTTGCGGGTGCCGAAGCCCCGGTTGTGCACGGATAACGGCGTGATGATCGCGGCGCTCGGCGCACATGTGATCGCGGGCGGTGCGCCGCCGTCGCCGTTGACGGTCGCGACCGATCCCGGGCTACCGGTATCGGTCAGCCGCGTCGGCTGAGTAGGGCCGCGCCTTCCGATCGGGCGGCGGCTGAATCAAGTTGGTTCGTATATCTGCTACGCGACCAATGCCTGACTGTCACTGGTACGCGCATCCAGCCGCCGCGCATCCAGTGGGACGGCAATATTCGGTGCTCGGCACCGGTTGTGAATTGTCGGCGGGATGCACGTCTTTTGACGTAGAGCACGTCCTTGTACGGTGTGGGGCCCTGTCTCGAGGGGTGTGCACACCCGGGCCAGCGGGTGAGGGCATACCCGGACGCGACTAGTCGGCCGACTTCGGTTGCTGTCCCGAGCTGGACTGGAAACCGGGCACGGACTGCATCTTCGGATCCCATGGCCCCGTGCTCGACCCCGAATTGGCCTTGGGCAGGGACGGGATTCGCGTTTGCGCGGGCGCCTGCGTAGGTGCGGTCGAGGTCGGGGGCACCGTCGATGAGCCCTGGGCCGGGTCGTGGTCGGGGCCCGGCGAGCCCGGCACGCTCGGGTTTCCGAACAGCGGCCCGAGTAACTCCGGGAACGGGATCGGGGGCAGGTTCGGGTCGGGGCGCAGTGTGGGTGCGTTCGGGGCCGTGGTCGCGGCCGGCGTCGATGCGGTCGAGATGGGCGGCTGGCTCCGGTCGGGGGTGAGCGAGGGGATATTGGCACCGGAGGGGCGGTTGGCGCTCTCCCGGCTCGGGCCGGAGGTCGAAGTGCCCGCGCCGGTCGCCGGCACCACCGACACCGGCGGGGTGGGTAGTTGGGCGCTGCTGGTGGTGCCGGCGGGGGAGATGTCGTCGCTGCCGGTCGGTGCGAAGGTTTTCACCCCGTAGCCGATGACCAGCCCAACCACCACGATCGCGCCCGCCAGCGTGCCGACGACTTTGGTGAAGGTGCCGATCGGCGCGTCGACGCCGCCGAGCGCGGCCACCGGAAAGACCGACGGCTGCGTCGAATCCGCCACCAGCGCGGCACCTTTGGCGATCACCGCCTCCGGGTCGTCGATGGTGTGCACCGGTAGGTCCAGTTCGGCGGCGAGGGTGGAGATGACCGCGGGGATATTGGCCCCGCCGCCGATCACGATCACGGCCTGCGGGAACTTGGGCGCCCGCGCGAAGACCGCGGCGGCGAAGACGGCGGTCTCGCGCAGCAGATCGGAAATCAGTTCCTCGAAGTCGGCCCTGGTCAGCTTCAACGGTTGTCCGGCGACATGGTCGATGGTGACGGCGGGCGCGATGGACAGATGTTCCTTGGCGGCGCGGCCGCGGTTGGTCAGCATGCCGCGGTTGGGGCGAGTGCCGCGCCGGGCGTAGTGCAGGTCGACGAGGTGGTGGTAGATCAACTCATCGATGGCGTTGCCGCTGACCGCGCCGATGCGTTCGGTGCGCAGGATGGTGGAGTCGGCCTGGTCGGCGACGGTGATGCTGAGTCCGGTCGCGCCGAGATCGACGATGGCGATGGTGTCGTAGCGGTCCACCAGTCCGGTGTGACGCAGATAGGTCAGTGCCGCAACGCCTTCCGGAATCAGCCGCAGCTCGCGTTGTTTGCCGGTGGCCGAGCGGATTACCTGCTCCTGCTCTTTGCTGCGATAGGCGACGGCGACGCTGGTGGGCGGGCGACCGGCGGCGGAGTCGACGCCGATCGACTTCGCGCCCGCGAAGCGCGCGCCGACCGGATGCGCCGGGAAGGCCACGTCATAGGAGAGTTGCGTGGTCGGGAGTTGGGTGGTCATCAGTTCGATCGAGGACGCTACGAGATCGCCGAGATCGGAGTGGGCCGCGTCCGCGGAGACCACCCGATAGTCGAAACTTTGCGCGCCGTTGGACGCGGTAGCGACCAGCGCCGAGCACACGACCTCGTTACCGGCCGAGATGCCAAGGGATGTTCGCATGTCACCTCCCTTCGAGCGGATGGTCATGGTGTCGCCGACCATCTCGAATGGACAGCCGAACTGCTCGCGTGGATGGCGAGCCATTCGGACGCGGGAACCGGCCGCCCCGTTGTCCGGATGGGGTCGCTGGGACGGCCATGGATCACGTGTGG is part of the Nocardia sp. NBC_00565 genome and encodes:
- the tsaD gene encoding tRNA (adenosine(37)-N6)-threonylcarbamoyltransferase complex transferase subunit TsaD; its protein translation is MIVMGIESSCDETGVGIVRRYPDGSCELLADEVASSVEQHARFGGVVPEIASRAHLEAIVPAMRRALAVAGISKPDALAVTIGPGLAGALLVGVAAAKAYAAAWDVPFYALNHLGGHVAVDTLEHGPMPPCVALLVSGGHTHLLHVTDLAEPIVELGSTVDDAAGEAFDKVARLLGLGFPGGPALDAAAAHGDPKAIAFPRGMTGPRDPRYDFSFSGLKTAVARYVEAAQRNGFTAEDLPIPDIAASFQESVADVLTMKAVRAAQDVGVDTLVLGGGATANSRIRSMAEERCTAAGLRLRVPKPRLCTDNGVMIAALGAHVIAGGAPPSPLTVATDPGLPVSVSRVG
- the tsaE gene encoding tRNA (adenosine(37)-N6)-threonylcarbamoyltransferase complex ATPase subunit type 1 TsaE, producing MAERQQRILHTVADTEAFGRELAAGLVAGDLVVLDGPLGAGKTALTRGIAEGLGVQGRVSSPTFIIARQHRAGERVGAEPVPLVHVDAYRLGGDLDELDALDLDTDLHQAVVVVEWGKGVVEHLAERHLYVLLSREPNSDVRTAIWEWVG
- the alr gene encoding alanine racemase; protein product: MAGSVGVKAQVETVVDLGAIAHNVRILGEYAGDAAVMAVVKADGYNHGAVEVGRAALGAGATELGVTSVAEAVQLRAGGITAPILCWLNNSDADFAAAIEHDIEIGVSSLAHLRAVEAAARGTGRTAIVTLKVDTGLNRNGIASLEYPAVLAALRDLVDERVVRLRAIFSHLAHADEPEHPFLDIQRDRFIEAIAAAKEYGLEPELVHLANSAATLTRPDLAFDLVRPGIAVYGLTPIPELGDFGLRPAMTFQARVALVKQVAAGEGVSYGHQWVAPHDTTVALIPAGYADGVFRPLSNRFSVWLGGALRPNVGRICMDQFVVDLGDNAASVAEGDTAILFGADQPRAQDWADLLGTIHYEVVCAPHGRVARRHTGGIR
- a CDS encoding alpha/beta fold hydrolase — its product is MRNRTTVVRGGLASAGVVGVLASAHALRRIGARVLWPARTDEYRDENFDLLDEDRSGAVLTEDGVRLATRECGPPDAPVTVIFVHGFCNTMESFHFQRRDLERRWGPGVRLVFFDLRGHGRSGTPTTESCTVAQLGRDLAAVIESSAPTGPVALVGHSLGGMAVLAAAAQFPELFAARVIGVGLLSTAAAEVTAAGITQLLRNPAVDGFRLAVHTAPALVQAGRSTVRHVIAPILHVSSYHGHVSPTLSRFSTLMIDRTPVETIVKFLKAIELHDESAALPALAHLPVLVLGGAHDVVIPFRNSRALARELPNSELIRLNDAAHMAHLQFPDIVNDALDRLLARAGVIEQTASTSEVAGG
- the rimI gene encoding ribosomal protein S18-alanine N-acetyltransferase; amino-acid sequence: MDGTDIERCVELEQLLFPEDDPWQAVSFRSELAGPHNRYIVARDDAGRMVGYAGIALLGDSEHPEAEVHTIGVDPGCHRSGIGTLLLEALLAEAGKRGGPVFLEVRTDNAAAIAMYAKHGFHIIGLRKNYYHPSGADAYTMRRPELTAANQVWGPQPSEAAQPNEVLS
- the tsaB gene encoding tRNA (adenosine(37)-N6)-threonylcarbamoyltransferase complex dimerization subunit type 1 TsaB, which translates into the protein MLVLAVDTATPAVTAGLVELEQADPARVRTVASRVRVDARAHAEVLTPQILECLSEAGRSRADIEAVVVGIGPGPFTGLRVGMATAAAFGDALGIPVYGVCSLDAIAADAVLEPTLLAPESELLVVTDARRREVYWARYRDGRRIEGPDVSKPGDLDPVHATMIAGSASHVDLFDLPVLPAETPSPAGLVRVAAAELLAHTVPDPLVPLYLRRPDAVERSYRTLDRTGA
- a CDS encoding Hsp70 family protein, producing the protein MRTSLGISAGNEVVCSALVATASNGAQSFDYRVVSADAAHSDLGDLVASSIELMTTQLPTTQLSYDVAFPAHPVGARFAGAKSIGVDSAAGRPPTSVAVAYRSKEQEQVIRSATGKQRELRLIPEGVAALTYLRHTGLVDRYDTIAIVDLGATGLSITVADQADSTILRTERIGAVSGNAIDELIYHHLVDLHYARRGTRPNRGMLTNRGRAAKEHLSIAPAVTIDHVAGQPLKLTRADFEELISDLLRETAVFAAAVFARAPKFPQAVIVIGGGANIPAVISTLAAELDLPVHTIDDPEAVIAKGAALVADSTQPSVFPVAALGGVDAPIGTFTKVVGTLAGAIVVVGLVIGYGVKTFAPTGSDDISPAGTTSSAQLPTPPVSVVPATGAGTSTSGPSRESANRPSGANIPSLTPDRSQPPISTASTPAATTAPNAPTLRPDPNLPPIPFPELLGPLFGNPSVPGSPGPDHDPAQGSSTVPPTSTAPTQAPAQTRIPSLPKANSGSSTGPWDPKMQSVPGFQSSSGQQPKSAD